One window of the Leishmania panamensis strain MHOM/PA/94/PSC-1 chromosome 12 sequence genome contains the following:
- a CDS encoding leucine-rich repeat protein, putative (TriTrypDB/GeneDB-style sysID: LpmP.12.0170): METQSAAKGASRRNEVEKGAVPQAEGGMIVSAAVPSALRSAISKRGGFTHNSSVDRSLAGEPNSTTALSSSSSASARLYKDPYAADLGPRESLKASPHTRASKASYGSPASSVKREWKTVAAAMTQSPPSPSVTAPLLGNSAAAASSAACSTGESPTGSSVCSGAEFNRAHKNQTSIRCPALRSNTDAFDESPAAVAASRTSNSPTAVLAEAVEVLCVELPEVSLSQTSRIASAAGGGRLEVRMRGLVALPCLHVPASSTPPSLDEKEASATSSSAHGSGDVVAGRLHAVSFRQNAITSLVVQSARSTSSPKVSPITPRSSPLRCYAHVSSLDLTHNALASIAGIDALRCLRSLRLGFNRLTSLAPLWASPYVAELDVLDVSSNALAELLSADDVHALKKHHIRIVTHPTQAHSTACAHRNNSSSGQKYMQLRVLYASNNQICEVPSAIYSFTQLADLRLNNNVINRVPDGFPARVCLPLLTRVELSMNGLPSAVVEAVAARVEGAHRFRGGSGPSAEAKTAAFSPSASRTGNSVSSEEMRKGTERCTERSRDHHLLRPAGGEEKARAPADEGTGAAASARASAPFKRKAAGSLPPTAPVITTASAQEAKHQDAVQCIAENVYSVDLNVWAAAVRRRLEELLRRSCDSDASGALSATPTCSMYELLVSLSDILSGNSCGGGATTLPRYRRRLTTTARTIASLLPCLPSCFLVYYEETQVRCPPLLLLTGVTASMAADQSELLLYEVLALHIVQNCLCMVRGATGGVSQPYARFTPSSLALHSPELSSQQACRAENSSASALCTEAPAANRASGSEPPPRRPSNPRTSRQLNFAVPLQVIHVIACPEAAVTTHNSTSALWAYLTWRQRWEAAVSRRRLPSKSFYVCELGKQPAGAHASQSLSSANQPFTAGENCNGTHETPNPAEPRSLYPFTVNTPIPRVLEWRRLNEYRPASYCAVPPAWDLLYDLLLRSSLPESTAPSQPRALAMPPPLIGVGSRVHHPRGIPVSLACVLLRAIEYPNCTGAPITFASPISPLLRWPTPGTGGSAARGAHSGTSTTTAPYAPCEDVIRSALQWRYYSQQLCNRVESEVNSVAAEQVTVCNMPLYSAEEVLQSQKKAVAALSSLGPQYTRLRGLQRRQNDVSEKPLESAAISKEAASNLPLGRSASTKPRSQALRSTSSAVTSYFAGPCASEAITTPDTTAWSHESEAIDTPAVPVGADRGSTPTAGADAAGGKADELGGIK; encoded by the coding sequence ATGGAGACGCAGAGTGCGGCCAAGGGTGCCTCAAGGAGAAATGAGGTGGAAAAGGGCGCCGTACCCCAGGCGGAAGGGGGCATGATTGTCTCAGCCGCCGTGCCGTCAGCGTTGCGGTCGGCAATCAGCAAGCGGGGCGGCTTCActcacaacagcagcgtTGACAGGTCCCTCGCTGGTGAGCCGAACAGCACCACTGCACTGTCGTCGTCCAGTTCGGCTTCCGCGAGGCTCTACAAGGATCCGTACGCAGCAGACCTCGGCCCGCGCGAAAGTTTGAAGGCGTCTCCTCACACAAGGGCGTCAAAGGCGTCGTACGGGAGTCCTGCCAGCTCTGTGAAGCGGGAATGGAAGACCGTTGCTGCAGCGATGACACAGTCGCCTCCGTCTCCCAGTGTAACAGCACCGCTGTTGGGCAactctgccgccgctgcctcctccgcagcgtgCTCAACGGGCGAGTCACCCACAGGCTCGTCTGTGTGTAGTGGTGCTGAGTTCAATAGAGCACACAAGAACCAAACGAGCATCAGGTGTCCTGCTTTACGTTCCAACACCGATGCTTTCGACGAATCTccagccgccgtcgcggcgtCTCGGACATCCAACTCACCGACTGCAGTGCTAGCGGAAGCAGTTGAGGTCTTGTGCGTCGAGCTGCCAGAAGTATCTCTTTCTCAAACTTCACGAAttgcctccgctgccggGGGTGGGCGGCTGGAGGTGCGCATGCGAGGGCTGGTGGCGCTTCCCTGTCTGCACGTGCCGGCATCATCTACCCCACCATCCCTGGATGAGAAGGAAGCATCGGCTACGTCGTCGTCCGctcacggcagcggcgatgtcGTGGCCGGGCGTCTGCACGCTGTTAGTTTTCGGCAGAACGCAATCACCAGCCTCGTCGTCCAGTCTGCTCGCAGCACGTCGAGCCCGAAAGTCTCACCAATCACACCTCGCAGCtcccctctgcgctgctACGCACACGTGTCCTCGCTTGATCTCACACACAACGCACTTGCATCGATCGCTGGGATCGATGCCCTGCGATGCCTGCGCTCGTTGCGTCTAGGGTTCAACAGACTCACTTCACTGGCGCCGCTCTGGGCGTCACCGTACGTAGCGGAGCTCGACGTGCTTGATGTGAGCTCAAATGCGCTGGCCGAGTTACTCTCCGCAGATGATGTGCACGCCTTGAAGAAGCACCATATTCGCATCGTCACGCACCCCACGCAGGcgcacagcaccgcctgtgCCCACCGAAACAACAGTTCGAGCGGGCAGAAATATATGCAGCTGCGGGTGCTGTACGCATCTAACAATCAAATTTGCGAGGTGCCAAGTGCCATCTACTCCTTTACGCAGCTAGCAGATCTGCGGCTGAACAACAATGTCATCAATCGTGTGCCGGACGGATTTccggcgcgtgtgtgtttgccacTGCTGACGCGCGTGGAGCTGAGCATGAACGGACTCCCCTCAGCCGTGGTGGAGGCTGTGGCAGCGCGCGTTGAAGGGGCGCACCGTTttcgcggtggcagcggccccTCTGCAGAGGCAAAGactgccgccttctctccgtcCGCCTCCAGGACAGGGAACAGCGTCTCATCGGAAGAAATGAGGAAAGGCACTGAGCGCTGCACCGAGCGGAGTCGCGATCACCACTTACTCCGACCGGCTGGTGGCGAAGAAAAAGCCAGAGCACCGGCAGACGAGGGCactggcgcggcggcctcgGCCAGAGCTTCCGCCCCGTTCAAGCGGAAGGCTGCCGGCTCTCTGCCGCCCACGGCGCCTGTCATCACTACCGCATCGGCACAGGAAGCAAAGCACCAAGACGCTGTCCAGTGCATAGCGGAGAACGTGTACAGTGTTGACCTCAATGTatgggctgctgcggtgcgtcgACGGCTTGAGGAGTTGCTGAGGAGATCATGTGACAGCGACGCGAGTGGCGCACTGAGTGCTACGCCAACGTGCTCCATGTACGAGCTTCTGGTGTCCCTCTCCGACATTCTCAGCGGGaacagctgcggcggtggcgcgacgacgctgccgcgctaTCGACGCCGTCTGACAACTACGGCCCGCACGATCGCATCACTTCTGCCGTGTCTGCCGTCGTGCTTCCTTGTCTACTACGAAGAGACCCAAGTGcgttgccctcctcttcttctgctcacCGGCGTCACCGCTTCTATGGCAGCAGACCAGAGCGAGCTGCTTCTCTACGAGGTGTTGGCCCTTCACATTGTGCAGAACTGCCTGTGCATGGTGAGGGGTGCCACCGGTGGGGTAAGTCAGCCGTATGCGAGATtcacgccctcctctctggcGCTGCATTCGCCTGAGCTCTCATCGCAACAAGCGTGTAGAGCCGaaaacagcagcgcgtcaGCCCTTTGTACCGAAGCGCCGGCGGCCAATCGTGCGAGCGGCAGTGAACCACCTCCGCGGCGGCCAAGTAACCCTAGAACCTCGCGACAGTTGAACTTTGCTGTGCCTCTGCAGGTTATCCATGTGATTGCTTGCCCCGAGGCTGCAGTCACCACCCACAACTCCACGTCGGCCTTGTGGGCATATCTGacctggcggcagcgctgggaAGCCGCCGTATCTCGTCGCCGGCTCCCGAGCAAGAGCTTCTATGTATGTGAGCTTGGGAAACAGCCGGCGGGCGCACATGCGTCACAATCACTGTCATCTGCAAATCAACCATTCACGGCGGGAGAAAACTGCAACGGTACTCACGAGACCCCGAATCCTGCAGAGCCGCGGTCTCTTTACCCCTTCACTGTCAACACCCCCATCCCACGCGTACTGGAGTGGCGCCGGTTGAACGAGTACAGACCCGCGTCGTACTGTGCAGTACCGCCTGCCTGGGACCTCCTCTACGATCTGCTCCTCCGCTCCTCCTTGCCGGAGAGTACCGCGCCAAGTCAGCCGCGCGCACTTGCCATGCCGCCACCGTTGATTGGGGTGGGCAGCCGCGTGCACCACCCACGTGGCATTCCCGTCTCTCTCGcatgcgtgctgctgcgcgccattGAGTATCCGAACTGTACTGGGGCCCCAATAACGTTTGCATCGCCAAtatcgccgctgctgcgctggcccACGCCAGGCACTGGTGGCTCTGCTGCCAGAGGGGCTCACAGCGGCACCTCTACTACCACCGCGCCCTACGCCCCTTGTGAGGACGTCATTCGCAGCGCCCTTCAGTGGCGCTACTACAGTCAGCAGCTGTGCAACCGCGTGGAGAGTGAAGTCAACAGTGTCGCCGCGGAGCAGGTGACGGTGTGCAACATGCCGCTGTACAGCGCTGAGGAAGTACTCCAGAGCCAGAAGAAAGCTGTTGCGGCGCTGAGCTCTCTGGGCCCACAATACACTCGCCTGCGCGGTTTACAGCGCAGGCAGAACGACGTCTCAGAGAAGCCACTCGAGAGCGCCGCCATTTCTAAGGAGGCTGCGTCTAACCTGCCCCTTGGGCGTTCCGCTTCAACGAAGCCGAGATCGCAAGCGCTACGCTCTACTTCGAGCGCTGTGACGTCCTATTTCGCAGGGCCATGTGCGAGCGAGGCCATCACCACGCCGGATACGACCGCGTGGAGCCACGAAAGTGAAGCGATCGACACACCCGCAGTGCCGGTTGGCGCTGATCGCGGAAGCACGCCGACTGCAGGAGCAGATGCGGCGGGCGGCAAGGCAGATGAACTGGGCGGCATCAAATAA
- a CDS encoding hypothetical protein (TriTrypDB/GeneDB-style sysID: LpmP.12.0180): MPSRAAAARTIQAWLRRRRELQYAHRLLLCLHVMKVLRAPDQLHCSDSVNPLVFLALGEVTSSSSCSVEHRVPVEESLFTRLYEVVVEYESALRLENYTRQLLFEEYCATSDAARLASQAMRHMLQQRHPALRPLSLSVEVMQQAVAGFTSAPQLTADSTMTAAEKLQAYLSPAHFAWWRTPQVPSIVSASVSTAAPLHTNGMVNNVRPQPPLPLRIEHSNTHAAESPQGERWGPVYMEVDDQEEETSNYEVAVNAAYTREREAAESAALLAAQQATMARCPTGFTAHDGRQPAGVSLYNASSTFLPEEDDISLVVQPVLGCVAQRCCHSVHEYLDPAPSLMPSPVMLNESQAGRETTTQVCAVCELDGVVASPYSNCGKAAERWEEDMLHPCDTCGALVHLCCAYSGATADTHFCCGHCCSGGGTA; encoded by the coding sequence ATGCCCTCccgggcagcggcagcgcgcaccaTACAGGCGTGGCTGCGCAGACGGCGCGAGCTGCAGTACGCGCATCGTCTGCTCCTGTGCCTCCATGTGATGAAGGTCCTCCGTGCCCCCGACCAGTTACACTGCTCGGACAGTGTGAACCCGCTAGTCTTCCTCGCCTTGGGGGAAGTGacatcctcttcctcttgctccGTCGAGCATCGTGTGCCAGTCGAGGAAAGCCTCTTCACAAGGCTGTACGAGGTTGTCGTGGAGTACGAGTCGGCACTGAGGTTGGAGAACTACACGCGGCAACTCCTCTTCGAGGAGTACTGTGCCACCAGCGATGCGGCTCGATTGGCTTCGCAAGCTATGCGTCACAtgctgcaacagcgacatCCAGCTCTACGCCCGCTGTCGCTGAGCGTTGAAGTCATGCAGCAGGCTGTGGCAGGTTTTACTTCGGCCCCTCAGCTCACTGCAGACTCGACGATGACAGCGGCGGAAAAGCTACAGGCCTATCTCAGCCCGGCGCACTTCGCGTGGTGGCGTACACCACAGGTGCCCTCCATCGTTAGTGCATCGGTATCCACAGCGGCGCCCCTACACACCAACGGCATGGTGAACAATGTGAGACCGCAACCCCCACTTCCCCTGCGCATAGAGCAtagcaacacacacgcggcTGAGAGCCCGCAAGGCGAAAGGTGGGGGCCTGTGTACATGGAGGTGGATGACCAGGAAGAAGAGACGAGTAATTACGAGGTCGCTGTGAACGCGGCGTACAccagggaaagggaggcggcggagagcgCTGCACTGCTCGCTGCTCAGCAAGCCACCATGGCAAGATGCCCCACCGGTTTCACAGCGCATGACGGCCGTCAGCCTGCAGGCGTCTCACTGTACAACGCGTCTTCAACGTTTCTGCCGGAGGAAGATGACATCAGTCTTGTGGTTCAGCCTGTCCTCGGCTGCGTTGCACAGAGGTGCTGTCACAGCGTCCATGAGTACCTGGACCCTGCACCATCATTGATGCCGAGCCCTGTCATGCTAAATGAGTCTCAAGCTGGAAGAGAGACTACAACACAGGTGTGCGCCGTGTGCGAGCtggacggcgtcgtcgcgaGTCCGTACAGCAACTGTGGCAAGGCGGCGGAGCGGTGGGAAGAGGACATGCTGCACCCCTGCGATACGTGTGGCGCACTGGTgcacctctgctgcgcctACTcgggcgccaccgccgataCCCATTTCTGCTGTGGGCACTGCTGTTCAGGCGGTGGCACTGCGTGA